The following are from one region of the Hymenobacter radiodurans genome:
- a CDS encoding glycoside hydrolase family 2 protein — MFSIPTLSPVLSRLGAGFLLVAALSQCNRPDKPQSLAPAVDFNQDWQFVKDIDTVVTTSLFAKTADSTAQWIAVSLPHTAQIEPVVTDKKQWQAICFYRKFFQVAATDSTKRVALHFGAAMHTADVYLNGKRLQRHLGGYLPFMVDISRQLKFGEENCLVVRLNNQDNPDVPPGKPLKDLDFNFYSGLYRSVQLLVQDKVYITDPIQVGRPAGGGILLHYENVSPQSATLQVQTDVQNDAAEAQKVQVRATLLDAKGTSVGKTENQESTIAAGAFGKVNQQLSIAKPQLWSPETPYLYRLMVEVLRDGEVIDRQEVKTGVRTIRFATDGFYLNGQKLRLRGTNRHQEYPYLGYALSDNAQYRDAWQIREAGFNFVRCSHYPPSPAFLQACDELGILVMNSIPGWQFFGDADFQKNSLQDVRDMVRRDRNHPSIVLWESSLNETDMSKPYMEQTHAAVHEELPWKEGVYTCGWMDYAYDVFIPARQHRKAPDYWNKYDGKKPLFLCEYGDWEYYAHNAGFNQTAYAGLKESERTSRQLRGQGERALAQQALNFQEAHNDNYRSPAVGDANWLMFDYKRGYAPDIESSGVADIFRLPKFAYYFYQSQYGPINAPHGFGKPMVYIANYWQPTSSKQIVVYSNCDEVELSLNGKVIARQRPDKNNFSDQLPHPPFTFALSAYTPGTLRAIGYYKGKSAAQTERRTPGAAKSLKLTYARHGKDLAAGQNDAVFVYASVVDENGTIVPDAIHSVRFTTKGGELIGDNPVKAEAGVATILLKMPPKQGTAQLTATAASLTANTLTLKTQ; from the coding sequence TAAGCCCCAAAGCCTGGCTCCAGCCGTTGATTTCAACCAGGACTGGCAGTTTGTTAAAGACATTGATACAGTTGTCACCACCTCTCTTTTTGCCAAAACGGCCGATAGCACGGCGCAGTGGATCGCCGTATCGTTGCCGCATACGGCTCAAATCGAGCCTGTTGTCACCGATAAAAAGCAGTGGCAGGCCATCTGCTTTTACCGCAAGTTTTTCCAGGTAGCCGCCACCGATTCCACTAAGCGAGTAGCCCTACATTTCGGGGCGGCCATGCACACGGCCGATGTGTACCTGAATGGCAAGCGGCTCCAGCGGCACCTGGGGGGCTATTTGCCCTTCATGGTAGACATTTCCCGTCAGCTCAAGTTCGGTGAGGAGAACTGTTTGGTGGTAAGGCTTAATAATCAGGACAACCCCGATGTGCCGCCCGGCAAACCCCTCAAGGACCTAGATTTCAACTTCTACAGTGGCCTCTACCGCTCGGTTCAACTGTTAGTTCAGGATAAAGTATACATCACCGACCCCATACAAGTCGGGCGGCCAGCGGGTGGCGGCATTTTGTTGCACTACGAAAACGTAAGCCCCCAATCGGCGACGCTACAGGTGCAAACCGATGTGCAGAACGATGCTGCCGAAGCGCAGAAGGTGCAAGTACGCGCTACCTTGCTCGACGCAAAAGGCACCTCGGTAGGCAAGACGGAGAATCAAGAATCCACTATTGCCGCTGGTGCTTTCGGGAAAGTCAACCAGCAGCTTTCAATTGCGAAGCCGCAGTTGTGGTCGCCGGAAACACCGTATCTATATCGTTTGATGGTGGAAGTGCTACGCGACGGCGAAGTCATTGACCGCCAAGAAGTGAAAACTGGCGTACGGACCATTCGCTTTGCCACTGATGGTTTTTACCTAAACGGCCAAAAACTGCGCTTACGCGGCACCAACCGCCACCAGGAATATCCTTATCTGGGTTACGCCCTATCAGACAACGCCCAGTACCGCGACGCGTGGCAGATTCGGGAGGCGGGGTTCAACTTCGTGCGCTGCTCCCACTATCCGCCCTCTCCGGCATTTTTGCAGGCCTGCGACGAGTTAGGAATTCTGGTAATGAACTCGATTCCGGGCTGGCAGTTTTTTGGCGACGCTGATTTCCAGAAAAACAGCCTGCAGGACGTGCGCGATATGGTGCGGCGCGACCGTAACCACCCCAGCATCGTGCTCTGGGAGTCGTCGTTGAATGAAACCGACATGAGCAAGCCCTACATGGAGCAAACCCACGCGGCCGTGCACGAGGAACTACCCTGGAAAGAAGGCGTGTATACGTGCGGCTGGATGGACTACGCTTACGATGTATTTATTCCCGCCCGCCAGCACCGTAAAGCCCCCGATTACTGGAACAAATACGATGGCAAAAAGCCCCTGTTTCTGTGTGAATACGGCGACTGGGAATACTATGCCCACAATGCTGGCTTCAATCAGACTGCCTACGCGGGCCTGAAAGAATCGGAGCGGACCTCGCGCCAGCTGCGCGGGCAGGGCGAGCGAGCATTGGCCCAACAAGCCCTTAACTTCCAGGAAGCCCACAACGACAACTACCGCAGTCCCGCTGTGGGTGATGCCAACTGGCTCATGTTCGACTATAAGCGCGGCTATGCCCCCGATATTGAGTCATCCGGCGTAGCCGACATTTTCCGCCTACCGAAGTTTGCTTACTACTTCTACCAGAGCCAGTATGGCCCCATAAATGCCCCCCACGGCTTCGGTAAGCCTATGGTATACATCGCCAACTACTGGCAGCCAACTTCCAGCAAGCAAATAGTGGTGTACAGCAATTGCGACGAAGTAGAATTGTCGCTCAACGGCAAGGTAATAGCCCGCCAGCGGCCGGATAAAAACAATTTTTCTGATCAGCTACCGCATCCGCCGTTCACCTTCGCGCTTTCCGCTTACACGCCCGGTACCTTGCGAGCCATAGGTTACTACAAAGGCAAGTCGGCGGCCCAAACTGAGCGCCGCACGCCGGGCGCTGCCAAAAGTCTGAAGCTTACGTATGCCCGGCACGGCAAAGATCTGGCAGCCGGTCAGAATGACGCCGTTTTCGTGTACGCCTCTGTAGTAGACGAAAACGGTACGATTGTACCAGATGCGATTCATTCGGTGCGCTTCACCACAAAAGGCGGCGAGCTGATTGGCGATAATCCGGTGAAAGCAGAAGCCGGGGTTGCCACTATTCTACTAAAAATGCCCCCCAAACAGGGAACAGCACAACTCACAGCTACTGCGGCTAGCTTAACTGCTAACACACTCACGCTTAAGACCCAATAA
- a CDS encoding carboxypeptidase-like regulatory domain-containing protein: MKHPYLAKLLFLLLFICAGFTGAFAQTGSVSGRVLDEQSQGLPGVTVLVEGTSLGNSTNADGTFSIQNVPAGQQTLVVSFIGYTTKRLPFAITAGQNTELNATLGENTTLLNEAVVVGYGTQRRQDVTGSVATVDSKDFVQGQITNPEQLINGKVAGVQITTGGGAPGSNSNIRIRVVLR, from the coding sequence ATGAAACACCCTTACTTGGCGAAACTATTGTTTCTCCTCTTGTTCATCTGTGCCGGTTTTACCGGCGCGTTCGCTCAGACCGGCTCCGTGAGTGGTCGGGTATTGGACGAACAGAGTCAAGGATTACCCGGCGTGACTGTACTGGTTGAGGGTACGTCCCTGGGTAACTCCACTAATGCTGATGGTACTTTCTCTATTCAAAACGTGCCGGCGGGCCAGCAAACCTTGGTCGTATCCTTTATTGGATACACTACGAAGCGTTTGCCGTTTGCCATTACAGCAGGGCAAAACACCGAATTGAACGCGACCCTAGGCGAAAATACTACCCTGCTCAACGAGGCAGTAGTAGTAGGTTATGGTACCCAGCGTCGGCAGGACGTGACGGGCTCCGTAGCTACCGTTGACTCTAAAGACTTCGTGCAGGGACAAATCACTAACCCCGAGCAGCTCATCAATGGTAAAGTAGCCGGTGTGCAAATCACGACGGGCGGTGGCGCCCCGGGCTCAAACAGCAATATCCGCATTCGGGTGGTGCTTCGTTGA
- a CDS encoding SusC/RagA family TonB-linked outer membrane protein: MNATNEPLIIIDGVPIDGNSISGAASPLSTINPNDIETYTVLKDASATAIYGSRASNGVIIITTKKGLEGEKLTVAFSTQYSRSKKVNEINVLSADQFRAVVNERGNETQKALVGAASTDWQDVIFQSASTYDNNISLTGAWKKLPFRVSAGYLNQDGILRTSNLERITGSISLTPVLLNDNLRLTINAKGSRANSFFADEGAIGAATNFDPTKPVTGDAFGGYFEWAQPSGNPIPTATRNPLALLEQRRDEATVDRFIGNVQLDYRLPFLPDLRAVLNLGMDRSSSEGTRFVPAIAARSFTRGGENNQYAQDRYNKLLDFYLNYVKAFGSSRLDLTGGYSYQDFIREEPRFADLREDRTQFAPAPFPFPFKTQNTLVSFFGRAVYSLKDRYSATATLRADGTSRFVDNNQFGYFPALGLAWNIKEEAFLKDVNVLSQLKLRGGYGITGQQDLETAVGNYPFLARYTQGDLNTQIQVGYNPDGTPRFVSTLRPEGYNRDLKWEETTTYNAGLDYGILDDRISGSIDVYKRNTEDLLAVVALPAGSNLINEFARNIGSLENRGVEVALNLVPVRSENFNWSVNFNVAYNENKITSLNDVNDPNFAGYLVGDISGGTGNRIQINSVGYPANSFYVYKQVYNTEGAPLEGVYADLNGDGQVTELDKYRYKSSNPKTTLGLSSNVSYQKFNLSFTLRSYLDNYVYNNVYSDRGTYRGLFDPNNFLGNVSENVLETNFANNQFFSDYYVENASFVRMDNITLGYNGGRFFNEKLNFGLTFAVQNLFVISDYQGLDPEIFNGIDRNFYPRPRTFTVGLNLGF; encoded by the coding sequence TTGAACGCTACCAACGAACCCCTCATTATAATCGATGGTGTACCAATTGACGGCAACAGCATCAGCGGCGCGGCAAGCCCTCTGAGCACCATCAACCCAAATGATATTGAAACCTACACCGTACTAAAAGACGCTTCAGCCACCGCCATCTACGGTTCACGCGCTTCCAATGGTGTTATCATCATAACGACTAAAAAGGGCCTAGAAGGTGAGAAGCTGACTGTTGCATTTAGCACCCAGTACTCACGCTCGAAGAAAGTAAACGAAATCAATGTTCTCTCCGCTGACCAGTTTCGCGCTGTCGTGAATGAGCGGGGCAATGAAACACAAAAGGCATTGGTAGGAGCAGCTAGTACCGATTGGCAGGATGTGATTTTCCAATCGGCTTCTACCTACGACAATAATATCAGCCTAACGGGAGCTTGGAAGAAACTACCCTTCCGGGTTTCAGCGGGTTACCTAAACCAAGATGGTATCCTGAGAACCAGCAACCTAGAGCGTATTACGGGTTCCATCAGCCTCACGCCCGTATTGCTCAACGATAACCTTCGCCTGACTATAAACGCGAAAGGCAGCCGTGCAAACAGCTTCTTCGCTGATGAAGGGGCCATCGGAGCCGCTACCAATTTTGACCCTACAAAGCCCGTTACGGGCGACGCATTTGGCGGCTATTTTGAGTGGGCTCAGCCAAGCGGCAACCCTATTCCTACTGCTACCCGCAACCCGCTAGCCTTGCTGGAGCAGCGCCGCGATGAGGCTACCGTTGACCGTTTCATCGGCAACGTACAGCTCGATTACCGCCTACCTTTCTTGCCCGATCTGCGCGCCGTATTGAACTTGGGTATGGACCGCTCTTCCAGCGAAGGCACTCGCTTTGTTCCAGCTATTGCGGCTCGCTCGTTCACCCGCGGCGGTGAAAACAACCAGTACGCTCAGGACCGCTACAACAAGCTGCTTGACTTCTATCTGAACTACGTGAAGGCCTTTGGTAGCAGCCGCCTCGACCTCACGGGGGGCTATTCTTACCAGGACTTCATTCGGGAAGAGCCCCGCTTCGCTGATCTTCGCGAAGACCGGACTCAGTTCGCTCCGGCTCCCTTCCCTTTCCCTTTCAAAACGCAGAACACGCTGGTTTCTTTCTTCGGCCGCGCCGTGTATAGCCTGAAAGACCGCTACAGCGCTACGGCTACGCTTCGCGCTGATGGTACTTCCCGCTTTGTGGACAACAACCAGTTTGGCTACTTCCCTGCCTTGGGACTTGCCTGGAACATCAAAGAAGAAGCCTTTCTCAAGGACGTAAACGTTCTCTCCCAGCTTAAGCTGCGTGGTGGCTATGGCATTACAGGTCAACAGGATCTGGAAACAGCCGTGGGCAATTATCCTTTCTTGGCTCGTTACACCCAAGGTGACTTAAACACCCAGATTCAGGTTGGTTACAACCCCGATGGTACCCCCCGCTTCGTGTCGACGCTACGCCCTGAAGGCTACAACCGCGACCTGAAATGGGAAGAAACGACCACCTACAATGCTGGCCTTGACTATGGCATCTTGGATGATCGTATCTCGGGCTCGATTGATGTGTATAAGCGTAATACAGAAGACCTGCTGGCTGTAGTAGCCCTACCTGCCGGCTCTAACCTCATTAACGAGTTTGCCCGCAACATCGGCAGTCTGGAGAACCGTGGCGTTGAAGTAGCACTGAACTTGGTGCCTGTTCGCTCCGAGAATTTCAACTGGAGTGTCAACTTCAACGTGGCCTACAACGAGAACAAAATCACTAGTCTGAACGACGTAAATGACCCCAACTTCGCCGGGTATCTGGTAGGGGACATTTCGGGTGGTACTGGCAACCGGATTCAGATCAACTCTGTTGGTTACCCCGCTAACTCGTTCTACGTGTACAAGCAGGTATACAATACGGAAGGTGCGCCGTTGGAAGGCGTATATGCCGACCTAAATGGTGACGGTCAGGTGACGGAATTGGACAAGTATCGCTACAAGTCCTCTAACCCTAAGACTACCTTAGGCTTGAGCTCTAATGTATCGTACCAGAAGTTCAACCTGTCGTTTACACTGCGTAGCTACCTCGATAACTACGTGTACAACAACGTGTATTCCGACCGGGGTACGTACCGTGGTCTATTTGACCCGAACAACTTCCTCGGCAACGTATCTGAGAACGTGTTGGAGACCAATTTTGCCAATAACCAGTTCTTCTCAGATTACTATGTAGAGAACGCCTCGTTCGTGCGCATGGACAACATCACGCTGGGATATAATGGTGGACGTTTTTTCAATGAAAAGCTAAACTTTGGCCTGACCTTCGCTGTTCAGAACCTATTCGTTATCAGCGATTACCAAGGCTTGGATCCCGAGATTTTCAACGGCATCGACCGGAATTTCTATCCTCGTCCACGCACCTTTACTGTTGGTCTAAATCTGGGCTTCTAA
- a CDS encoding RagB/SusD family nutrient uptake outer membrane protein encodes MKNLLIRSLLAFTVITSTLGLSSCVKDLDREPEFDPTSALVYTDPANYEAVLAKLYSGLAVSGQQGPSGAPDLRGFDEGTSPYLRMYWFTQELPTDEAIIAWNDGDLPDLNRLTWTPSNTFVRTMYNRIFYQITICNEFIRETTDEKLSGRGVSGTVLENVKQYRAEARFLRALSYFHALDMYGNVPFVTENDPVGAFMPKQTTRAELFSYVESELLAIEPELAAARQNQYGRADRGAAQTLLAKLYLNAQVYTGQPKFAEAATYAKKVIDSGYSLTPTYRNLFVTDNNTVAASEIIFPVTFDGLRTKTFGGMTFLVHAGVGGSMDAAAYGINGGWSGYRAKSTLADKFPDLTGATDQRAANFVTDGQKRENNDIFTFTDGYALQKYRNVSSTGVKGSDTGGDHPDTDFPLFRLGDVYLMYAEALLRSGGSQTEALTYVNRVRQRAMASNITGSQLTLDFLLDERARELYMECYRRTDLIRFGRFAGPSANYVWPWKGGVLQGRPVSEALNLYPIPSSDLTANPTLKQNPGY; translated from the coding sequence ATGAAAAACCTACTCATAAGGAGCCTACTAGCCTTCACGGTTATTACCTCCACGCTTGGCCTTTCGTCTTGCGTAAAAGACCTCGACCGGGAGCCCGAATTTGATCCTACCTCTGCCCTGGTTTATACTGACCCAGCTAATTACGAGGCTGTTCTCGCCAAGCTGTATTCTGGCTTGGCAGTAAGTGGTCAGCAGGGCCCCAGCGGCGCACCCGACTTGCGGGGTTTTGATGAGGGCACCTCTCCTTACCTGCGCATGTATTGGTTCACCCAGGAGTTGCCAACAGATGAGGCTATTATTGCGTGGAATGACGGTGACCTTCCCGATCTGAATCGTTTGACTTGGACGCCGAGCAATACGTTTGTGCGCACCATGTACAACCGTATCTTCTACCAAATCACAATCTGCAACGAGTTCATTCGTGAAACCACGGATGAAAAACTCAGCGGACGTGGGGTGTCGGGCACGGTACTGGAAAATGTAAAACAGTATCGCGCCGAAGCTCGCTTCCTGCGGGCACTGAGCTATTTCCACGCGCTCGATATGTATGGCAATGTGCCCTTCGTAACGGAGAATGATCCCGTAGGTGCTTTCATGCCCAAGCAAACAACGCGTGCTGAGCTATTCAGCTATGTTGAGTCGGAGCTGCTTGCCATTGAACCTGAGTTAGCGGCAGCCCGCCAAAACCAGTACGGTCGTGCCGACCGGGGTGCTGCGCAAACCCTACTGGCTAAGCTTTACCTAAATGCTCAGGTATATACGGGCCAGCCTAAGTTCGCTGAAGCTGCTACTTACGCTAAAAAAGTAATCGATTCAGGATACAGCCTGACTCCTACTTACCGTAATCTGTTCGTAACCGATAACAATACGGTTGCTGCTTCGGAGATCATCTTCCCAGTTACCTTCGATGGTTTGCGCACCAAGACTTTCGGTGGCATGACCTTCCTTGTACACGCTGGTGTGGGTGGCTCCATGGATGCCGCAGCTTATGGCATTAACGGCGGCTGGTCAGGATACCGGGCTAAGTCTACCTTGGCTGACAAGTTTCCCGACCTGACGGGTGCTACTGACCAGCGGGCCGCCAACTTTGTAACGGATGGCCAAAAGCGTGAGAACAATGACATTTTCACCTTTACTGATGGCTACGCCCTGCAGAAGTACCGCAACGTGAGCTCCACGGGCGTGAAAGGCTCGGATACCGGCGGTGACCACCCCGATACCGACTTCCCCTTGTTCCGCTTAGGCGACGTGTATCTGATGTACGCCGAAGCACTGTTGCGCAGCGGCGGCAGTCAGACCGAGGCACTCACTTATGTAAACCGCGTGCGTCAGCGGGCCATGGCCTCCAATATTACCGGCAGCCAGCTAACACTGGACTTTCTCTTAGATGAGCGGGCTCGCGAATTGTACATGGAGTGCTATCGTCGCACCGACCTGATCCGCTTTGGCCGCTTTGCTGGTCCTAGCGCCAACTACGTGTGGCCATGGAAAGGTGGTGTACTTCAGGGTCGTCCGGTTTCGGAAGCCCTCAATCTGTACCCTATTCCTTCCTCTGATCTTACTGCTAACCCCACGCTTAAGCAGAATCCTGGCTACTAA
- a CDS encoding SusE domain-containing protein: MKNWLTQILGLCMAVTLLSSCEKDEEQVVAKPGRETTLTTVSTNVPLTLDDKDKTYVVYSWTPVSFGYLGEVVSYTLEVAKKGNDFAGAKTYQTGSALTKTFTVSEINSLMIEMGAVQDAKTKEFSPIELEVRAKAALGTSPTADAMAKYSAVTTLAGKPYNANAAIVYPSLWVPGAYQGWAPDKAPAIASGDKDNKKTYEGYIYFPSADKLKFKFTSKPAWDDVNYGKGASATDLSTDGGAGDLEVTEPGYYWLKANTETLKWSATKTTWAVIGSGTAKGWDNETPMTYDPIQGVWTITTALSQDGEIKFRANNGWDLNYGDKGGDGLLESGADNIKVPSAGNYTITLDLSKGAGNYTYTLKKN; this comes from the coding sequence ATGAAAAACTGGCTTACCCAAATCTTGGGTCTTTGCATGGCCGTAACGCTGCTTTCTTCCTGCGAAAAGGATGAGGAGCAGGTAGTTGCCAAGCCTGGCAGAGAGACCACGCTCACCACCGTTTCTACCAACGTACCGCTGACCCTGGATGACAAGGACAAGACATACGTTGTCTATTCCTGGACTCCCGTTTCCTTCGGTTACTTGGGAGAAGTGGTTTCTTACACGCTGGAAGTTGCCAAGAAAGGCAATGACTTTGCTGGTGCAAAAACCTATCAGACAGGCTCAGCATTAACCAAAACCTTTACTGTTTCCGAAATCAACAGTCTGATGATTGAGATGGGGGCGGTGCAGGATGCTAAAACTAAAGAGTTCAGCCCTATCGAGTTGGAAGTACGCGCGAAAGCCGCCTTGGGCACCAGCCCTACGGCCGATGCTATGGCTAAATACTCAGCCGTTACGACCCTGGCAGGCAAGCCTTATAACGCCAATGCTGCTATTGTTTACCCATCTCTGTGGGTACCTGGCGCTTACCAAGGCTGGGCTCCCGACAAAGCCCCTGCAATTGCCTCGGGCGACAAGGACAACAAGAAGACCTATGAAGGGTATATCTATTTTCCATCGGCTGATAAGCTGAAGTTCAAGTTTACCAGCAAACCCGCTTGGGATGATGTCAACTATGGTAAGGGTGCTAGCGCTACCGACTTATCAACCGATGGCGGCGCCGGCGACTTAGAGGTAACAGAACCAGGTTATTACTGGTTGAAAGCCAATACTGAAACACTGAAGTGGTCAGCTACCAAAACTACTTGGGCTGTAATCGGCTCGGGTACTGCTAAAGGCTGGGATAATGAGACGCCCATGACTTACGATCCTATCCAAGGCGTTTGGACTATCACCACGGCTCTTTCGCAGGACGGTGAAATTAAGTTCCGCGCTAACAATGGCTGGGATCTGAACTACGGTGATAAGGGTGGCGACGGCTTGCTGGAATCCGGCGCCGACAACATCAAAGTACCTAGCGCTGGCAACTACACCATCACGCTGGACCTTAGCAAAGGAGCTGGCAACTACACGTACACGCTGAAGAAGAACTAA
- a CDS encoding N-acetylglucosamine kinase, giving the protein MIIIADGGSTKTNWCLIDDAGTRIQFNTEGYNPDFIGTEGIQASLQKSLPDTLELDKVTEVHYYGAGVSSAKKAEIVAAAMRAVFTQAKVVVDHDLLAAARALLGIKPGFAAILGTGTNSCIYDGKDVAMSVDSLGYFLGDEGSGSYIGKRLLRDYLRGLLPDGLQENFRETYGLTRDEVLDRLYNKPLPNRFLASFGKYAYDHNNVSYCREIVVEGFKAFFDNIVTKYPNYQDHTFNCIGSVGYNFRDALIQVAKSYDMEVGKIIRSPIDDLVDYHTILTKQA; this is encoded by the coding sequence ATGATAATCATTGCCGACGGCGGCTCCACTAAAACCAACTGGTGCCTCATTGACGACGCGGGTACCCGCATCCAATTTAATACGGAAGGTTACAACCCAGATTTTATTGGTACGGAAGGAATCCAAGCCTCTCTGCAGAAAAGCCTCCCCGACACGCTGGAGCTAGATAAGGTCACAGAGGTGCACTACTATGGGGCGGGGGTTTCGTCGGCGAAGAAAGCGGAGATAGTAGCGGCCGCTATGCGAGCTGTGTTTACGCAGGCCAAAGTCGTAGTCGACCATGACCTGCTGGCGGCGGCGCGGGCCCTGTTGGGGATTAAGCCAGGCTTTGCAGCTATCTTGGGTACGGGCACCAACTCCTGCATCTACGACGGCAAAGACGTAGCCATGAGCGTCGATTCGCTCGGCTATTTCCTGGGCGACGAGGGCAGCGGCTCCTACATCGGCAAGCGCCTGTTGCGCGACTATCTGCGTGGCCTATTGCCTGATGGCTTACAAGAGAACTTTCGCGAAACGTATGGCCTCACCCGCGATGAGGTTTTGGACCGACTTTATAACAAGCCCTTACCTAACCGCTTCCTGGCCAGTTTCGGCAAGTACGCCTACGACCATAATAACGTGAGCTACTGCCGCGAAATAGTGGTGGAAGGCTTCAAGGCTTTCTTCGATAATATCGTAACCAAGTATCCTAATTACCAGGATCATACATTCAACTGCATTGGCTCGGTGGGCTACAACTTCCGCGATGCCCTGATTCAGGTGGCCAAAAGCTACGATATGGAAGTGGGCAAAATCATCCGCTCCCCTATCGATGATCTGGTAGACTACCACACCATTCTTACTAAGCAAGCTTAA